One region of Oryza sativa Japonica Group chromosome 5, ASM3414082v1 genomic DNA includes:
- the LOC4338023 gene encoding acid phosphatase 1, with protein MATARLILLLTVAAAAAGSCCFCSAQEVIVGGVGEQLATAPPAAPAPSPPPPYCGSVRTAVEAHNIIGWKTVPADCAEYVSDYLTGERYGRDSDVVINEAIAYAESLKLSGHGKEIWVFDVDETALSTLPYQAKHGYGTKPYDHASFVQYVAGGSAPALQGTLRLYRRLLQLGIKPVFLTDRTEDQRAVTTHNLLSQGYYSWEKLLLQPVGLQTTTQAFKTGERQKLVSAGYVIVGNIGDQWSDILGSPEGYRTFKYPNPIYYVA; from the exons atggcgacggcgaggttgaTCCTCCTGctcacggtggcggcggcggcggcgggctcctgCTGCTTCTGCAGCGCCCAGGAGGTGATcgtgggcggcgtcggcgagcagctggcgacggcgccgccggccgcgcccgctccctcgccgccgccgccgtactgcGGCAGCGTGaggacggcggtggaggcgcacaACATCATCGGCTGGAAGACGGTGCCGGCGGACTGCGCCGAGTACGTCTCCGACTACTTGACCGGCGAGCGATACGGCCGCGACTCCGACGTGGTGATCAACGAGGCCATCGCCTACGCCGAGAGCCTCAAGCTCTCCGGCCATGGCAAGGAGATCTGGGTGTTCGACGTCGATGAGACCGCCCTCTCCACCCTGCCCTACCAGGCCAAGCATGGCTATGG AACTAAGCCATACGACCACGCGAGCTTCGTCCAATACGTGGCTGGAGGGAGCGCACCGGCGCTACAGGGAACACTGCGACTCTACCGACGGTTGCTGCAGCTCGGCATCAAGCCGGTGTTCCTGACCGACCGCACCGAGGACCAGAGGGCCGTCACCACCCACAACCTCCTCTCGCAAGGCTACTACAGCTGGGAGAAGCTATTACTCCAGCCTGTTGGGCTCCAGACCACGACTCAGGCGTTCAAGACCGGCGAGCGGCAGAAATTGGTGAGCGCCGGCTATGTCATCGTCGGTAACATCGGTGACCAATGGAGCGATATCCTCGGATCACCGGAGGGCTACCGCACCTTCAAATACCCCAACCCCATATACTACGTCGCGTAG